In Colias croceus chromosome 8, ilColCroc2.1, a genomic segment contains:
- the LOC123693800 gene encoding TBC1 domain family member 23, whose protein sequence is MTAEEEDTTWLIELESALLDGCSAQEINLITKGKKIPDSLRADVWLVCLNCQDSGNQLLLFDEIFDLSNQNELRDDVKKFVKKLDNDDDEKLSVISDIESIITFYCKSKSINYSPNNGLVEILYPLLSLKLPRSDTYNLFEKILKLYIPNGCVPNGVPFHILRLIIQYHDPELCSFLDTKRITPEQYCMPWLRSLFAGTCNLEVVLFMWDLYFQRSDPFFIFFLCLIMIINAREQLLQMKDENKTTIIETLRKMPGDLEANDVSDFCSLAHYYSLKTPVSFREDVLEVLFSESGLEINSKLYSQALCLPLAVHELIESATVDAVDSDTVKFFLVDCRPAEQYNAGHLSTAFHLDCNLMLQEPNAFNTAVQGLLNAQRQALAAGSLAAGEHLCFVGSGRTEEDSYAHMVVASFLKRNIKHVSMLDGGFVAIHDYFGPHMTDCLEDHNPATCLVCAPNNNNLGKEVRESKRRDNIPAIQLFSKLSSAMKAKSQEVKGKLIEYIVNPNSGANISEWHVSATDRKDNRYRNVPPVFSINDEEEDDYSDMRRDAASSEMLDEVIDIQSFLKNQNVIDSFQCQEVLYNGHMYDSYLVITETHLIILREIPNKKGLAKVLSRRLLSTIVKITAKKRHPELITFKYGVPDGDNLLIKDMDRFLIPNASLATKVVSNQIVTQLDSKV, encoded by the exons atgacgGCAGAGGAGGAAGATACAActtg GTTGATTGAGCTAGAATCTGCGCTTTTAGATGGTTGCTCTGCACAGGAAATAAATCTTATCACCAAAGGTAAAAAAATTCCGGATAGTCTTAGAGCAGATGTATGGCTGGTATGTCTAAATTGTCAAGACAGTGGCAATCAATTGCTTTTGTTTgatgaaatatttgatttatcaAACCAAAATGAGCTTAGAGACGATGttaaaaaatttgttaaaaaactcgataatgatgatgatgaaaagcTGTCTGTCATATCAGATATTGAATCAATCATAACATTCTATTGTAAATCTAAATCAATTAACTACAGCCCAAATAATGGATTAGTTGAGATATTATATCCCCTTCTAAGTTTAAAATTGCCAAGGTCTGATACttataatttgtttgaaaagattttaaaattatacattccAAATGGTTGCGTGCCCAATGGTGTACCATTTCACATATTGAGATTGATTATACAATATCATGATCCTGAACTTTGTTCATTTTTGGATACAAAGCGAATCACTCCCGAGCAATATTGCATGCCCTGGCTTCGATCCCTTTTTGCTGGCACCTGCAACTTGGAAGTTGTTCTCTTCATGTGGGACTTATACTTCCAAAGATCTGATCCattctttattttcttcttGTGTCTTATCATGATTATTAATGCGAGGGAACAGTTATTGCAAATGAAAGATGAGAATAAGACAACTATAATTGAAACATTAAGAAAAATGCCAGGGGATTTAGAAGCAAATGATGTCTCTGATTTCTGTTCTTTAGCTCATTACTATTCTTTGAAGACACCTGTGTCATTCCGAGAGGACGTTCTCGAGGTACTATTTTCCGAAAGTGGCCtagaaataaattcaaaattatattcacaAGCGTTATGTCTTCCTTTGGCTGTCCATGAACTTATTGAGAGTGCAACTGTGGATGCAGTGGACTCGGATACTGTCAAATTCTTTTTAGTTGATTGTCGGCCAGCAGAGCAGTATAATGCAGGTCACCTTTCTACCGCTTTTCATTTGGATTGCAATCTTATGTTACAAGAGCCTAATGCTTTCAACACAGCTGTGCAGGGATTGCTGAATGCACAGCGCCAGGCATTAGCCGCCGGTTCCCTTGCGGCTGGAGAACATTTGTGTTTTGTTGGTTCTGGGAGAACTGAAGAAGATAGCTATGCTCATATGGTGGTGGCTTCCTTccttaaaagaaatataaagcaTGTTTCTATGCTTGATGGAGGTTTTGTTGCTATACATGATTACTTTGGGCCACATATGACAGATTGCTTGGAGGATCATAACCCAGCTACATGTTTGGTGTGTGCAcctaataataacaatttaggGAAAGAAGTGAGAGAATCCAAACGAAGGGACAACATTCCAGCTATACAACTATTTAGCAAATTGTCTTCAGCAATGAAGGCAAAAAGTCAAGAAGTAAAAGGAAAACTGATTGAATATATTGTCAATCCTAATTCAGGTGCTAACATAAGTGAATGGCATGTTTCTGCAACTGATAGAAAAGACAACAGGTATAGAAATGTTCCCCCGGTGTTCAGTATCAATGATGAAGAGGAAGATGACTATTCTGATATGAGACGCGATGCTGCAAGCAGTGAAATGTTGGATGAAGTGATAGATATACAGTCATTCCTTAAAAACCAAAATGTAATTGATAGTTTTCAATGTCAGGAAGTATTGTACAACGGACATATGTATGATTCATATCTAGTGATAACAGAAACTCATTTGATAATTTTACGTGAAATTCCAAACAAAAAAGGCCTTGCAAAGGTGTTATCTAGGAGATTGCTATCAACTATTGTTAAAATCACTGCGAAAAAAAGACATCCTGAGCTAATTACTTTTAAGTATGGTGTTCCGGATGGCGACAACTTGCTTATTAAAGATATGGACAGGTTTCTCATTCCAAATGCATCTTTAGCAACTAAAGTTGTATCAAATCAAATAGTCACACAGCTAGATAGTAAAGTTTAG